In one window of Rhizobium sp. ACO-34A DNA:
- a CDS encoding sulfate transporter subunit, translated as MNSFLKQVSGLLVGLSLSASAATMAYADTKLLNVSYDPTREFYKEYNEAFAKHWKAETGEDVTIQQSHGGSGKQARSVIDGLDADVVTLALESDINAIVDNGGKIAKDWRTRLPNNSAPYTSTIVFLVRKGNPKGIHNWGDLVKGDVQIVTPNPKTSGGARWNYLAAWAWANEEFGGDEAKIKEYITELFKRAPVLDTGARGSTVTFAQRQIGDVLLAWENEAYLAGAEFGEDAFDIVVPPISILAEPPVAVVDANVDAKGTRKAAEAYLQYLYSDEGQNLAAKHFYRPSKREVVAPELLKALPDIKLVTIDDPIFGGWAKAQPAHFGDGGIFDQIYKPAK; from the coding sequence ATGAACAGCTTTCTGAAACAGGTAAGCGGCCTTCTGGTCGGGCTCTCTCTGAGCGCAAGTGCGGCCACGATGGCTTACGCAGACACGAAGCTCCTCAATGTGTCGTATGATCCGACGCGCGAGTTCTACAAGGAATACAACGAGGCCTTCGCCAAGCACTGGAAGGCCGAGACGGGCGAGGATGTAACGATCCAGCAGTCTCACGGCGGTTCCGGCAAGCAGGCCCGCTCCGTCATCGACGGCCTCGACGCCGATGTCGTTACGCTGGCGCTCGAAAGCGACATCAACGCGATCGTGGACAACGGCGGAAAGATCGCCAAGGACTGGCGCACGCGCCTGCCCAACAATTCGGCGCCTTATACCTCCACCATCGTCTTCCTCGTCCGCAAGGGCAATCCCAAGGGCATTCACAACTGGGGCGATCTGGTGAAGGGCGACGTGCAGATCGTCACCCCCAACCCGAAGACCTCTGGCGGTGCCCGCTGGAACTATCTGGCGGCATGGGCCTGGGCGAACGAGGAGTTCGGCGGTGACGAGGCCAAGATCAAGGAATACATCACCGAACTGTTCAAGCGGGCTCCGGTTCTCGATACCGGCGCGCGCGGCTCCACCGTCACCTTCGCCCAGCGCCAGATCGGCGATGTGCTGCTCGCCTGGGAGAACGAGGCCTACCTGGCCGGCGCGGAATTCGGCGAGGATGCTTTCGACATCGTCGTTCCGCCGATTTCCATCCTGGCCGAGCCGCCGGTTGCCGTCGTCGACGCCAATGTCGATGCCAAGGGAACCCGCAAGGCAGCGGAAGCCTATCTCCAGTATCTCTATTCGGACGAAGGCCAGAACCTTGCCGCCAAGCATTTCTACCGTCCGTCCAAGCGCGAGGTGGTCGCTCCCGAACTGCTGAAGGCCCTGCCGGATATCAAGCTGGTCACCATCGACGACCCGATCTTCGGCGGCTGGGCCAAGGCGCAGCCGGCCCACTTCGGCGACGGCGGCATCTTCGACCAGATCTACAAGCCCGCCAAGTAA
- a CDS encoding sulfate ABC transporter permease subunit CysT, with protein sequence MTGTFMKNWRQPSILPGFGLTLGYTIFYLTVIILIPLAALIWRSTALGWQEFLAIALDERTLRSLEVSFGSALMAAGINMVFGVVTAWVLVRYRFPGRRLLDAVIDLPFALPTAVAGIALAALYAPKGWIGQLFAPLGIKIAFTPAGIVVALIFVGLPFIVRTVQPVMEELDREVEEAAATLGASRFQTLFYVVLPALVPAILTGFALAFARAVGEYGSVIFIAGNIPYVSEIAPLLIVIRLEEFNYAGATSIASIMLLISFAMLLLINLLQMWSRRRYSNVR encoded by the coding sequence ATGACGGGAACTTTCATGAAAAACTGGCGACAGCCGAGCATCCTGCCGGGTTTCGGCCTCACGCTCGGCTATACCATCTTCTACCTGACGGTGATCATTCTGATCCCGCTCGCCGCCCTGATATGGCGCTCCACCGCGCTCGGCTGGCAGGAATTCCTCGCGATAGCCCTGGACGAACGCACGCTCCGTTCGCTGGAGGTGAGCTTCGGTTCGGCGCTGATGGCCGCAGGCATCAACATGGTCTTCGGCGTCGTCACGGCCTGGGTGCTGGTGCGCTACCGGTTTCCCGGACGTCGCCTGCTCGATGCGGTAATCGATCTGCCTTTTGCCCTGCCGACTGCGGTCGCCGGCATTGCGCTTGCCGCGCTTTATGCGCCGAAGGGCTGGATCGGGCAGTTGTTTGCGCCGCTCGGCATCAAGATCGCCTTCACCCCGGCCGGCATCGTCGTCGCGCTGATCTTCGTCGGCCTTCCCTTCATCGTGCGCACCGTGCAGCCGGTGATGGAAGAGCTTGACCGCGAGGTCGAGGAAGCCGCGGCAACCCTTGGCGCGAGCCGTTTCCAGACGCTGTTTTATGTCGTTCTGCCGGCGCTGGTTCCGGCGATCCTTACCGGCTTTGCGCTGGCCTTCGCCCGCGCCGTCGGCGAATACGGCTCGGTCATCTTCATTGCCGGCAACATTCCCTATGTTTCGGAGATCGCGCCGCTCCTGATCGTCATCCGCCTCGAGGAATTCAATTACGCCGGCGCGACCTCGATTGCCTCGATCATGTTGCTGATCTCGTTCGCCATGCTGCTGTTGATCAATCTTCTGCAGATGTGGAGCCGCAGGAGGTACAGCAATGTCCGATAA
- a CDS encoding sulfate ABC transporter permease subunit CysW, with protein MSDKARTFHEAATETPVWRWVLTAIAVAFMLLVVVLPLVLVFVEAFRKGAEEFLASLAEPDAVSAIRLTLTVAAISVPLNLVFGIAAAWSIAKFEFRGKTFLITLIDLPFSISPVISGLVYVLLFGAQGFLGPWLKSYGIEIIFAVPGIVLATVFVTFPFIARELIPLMQEQGSGDEEAALSLGASGWQTFWYVTLPNIKWGLLYGVLLCNARAMGEFGAVSVVSGHVRGLTETMPLHIEVLYNEYNFVAAFAVSTLLALLALVTLALKSILELHYGDEIAASRKH; from the coding sequence ATGTCCGATAAAGCCCGTACCTTTCACGAAGCCGCAACCGAAACGCCGGTCTGGCGCTGGGTGCTGACCGCAATCGCCGTCGCCTTCATGCTGCTGGTCGTCGTGCTGCCGCTCGTTCTCGTCTTCGTCGAGGCCTTTCGCAAGGGGGCCGAGGAATTCCTCGCCTCGCTGGCAGAACCGGATGCGGTCTCCGCCATCCGCCTGACGCTGACCGTTGCCGCCATCTCGGTGCCGCTCAACCTCGTCTTCGGCATTGCCGCCGCATGGTCGATCGCCAAGTTCGAATTCCGCGGCAAGACCTTCCTGATCACGCTGATCGACCTGCCTTTCTCGATCTCGCCGGTCATTTCCGGTCTGGTCTATGTGCTGCTGTTCGGCGCGCAGGGCTTTCTCGGTCCCTGGCTGAAAAGCTACGGCATCGAGATCATCTTCGCCGTGCCGGGCATCGTGCTTGCGACCGTTTTCGTGACCTTCCCCTTCATCGCCCGCGAACTCATCCCGCTGATGCAGGAACAGGGCTCCGGCGACGAGGAGGCGGCCCTTTCGCTCGGTGCTTCCGGCTGGCAGACCTTCTGGTATGTGACGCTGCCCAATATCAAGTGGGGCCTCCTCTATGGCGTGCTGCTCTGTAACGCGCGTGCCATGGGTGAGTTCGGCGCCGTCTCCGTCGTATCCGGCCATGTCCGCGGCCTGACGGAAACCATGCCGCTGCACATCGAGGTTCTCTACAACGAATACAATTTCGTCGCGGCCTTCGCGGTCTCGACGCTTCTCGCTCTCCTTGCCCTCGTCACGCTGGCGCTCAAGTCCATTCTCGAGCTGCACTACGGCGACGAAATCGCGGCAAGCCGGAAACACTGA
- a CDS encoding sulfate ABC transporter ATP-binding protein — translation MDVNIKNIRKEFGQFPALHDISLSIRSGELIALLGPSGSGKTTLLRLIAGLEQPTAGQIFFGHNDASEKTVQERHIGFVFQHYALFRHMTVADNIAFGLKVRPKATRPPTAEIRKRVSDLLDMVHLTGLEKRYPAQLSGGQRQRVALARAMAIEPTVLLLDEPFGALDAKVRKELRRWLREFHDRTGHTTFFVTHDQEEALELADRVVVMSQGKIEQVGTADDVYDTPNSPFVFSFIGESSHIPVTVRDNTVLFQGEPIGITEQGADSAGELFFRPQDVEITGDKASLYGKVTACRRLAGTRIAEIDIANEGHEPYHLEIEVPLDAPVAVGAEIRFRPTRWKLFRK, via the coding sequence ATGGATGTAAACATCAAGAATATCCGCAAGGAGTTTGGCCAGTTTCCGGCTTTGCACGACATTTCGCTGTCGATCCGCTCCGGCGAACTCATCGCGCTGCTCGGCCCTTCCGGTTCGGGCAAGACGACCCTGCTTCGCCTGATCGCCGGCCTTGAACAGCCGACTGCCGGGCAGATCTTCTTCGGCCACAACGATGCCTCGGAAAAGACGGTGCAGGAACGCCATATCGGCTTCGTCTTCCAGCATTATGCGCTGTTCCGCCATATGACGGTGGCCGATAACATCGCCTTCGGTCTCAAGGTCCGCCCGAAGGCGACCCGCCCGCCGACCGCCGAAATCCGCAAGCGCGTCTCCGACCTGCTCGACATGGTGCATCTGACCGGCCTCGAAAAGCGCTATCCGGCCCAGCTTTCCGGCGGTCAGCGCCAGCGCGTGGCGCTCGCCCGCGCCATGGCGATCGAGCCGACGGTGCTGCTGCTCGACGAGCCGTTCGGCGCGCTCGACGCCAAGGTCCGCAAGGAACTACGCCGCTGGCTGCGGGAGTTCCACGATCGCACCGGCCACACCACCTTCTTCGTCACCCATGACCAGGAGGAAGCGCTCGAACTTGCCGACCGCGTCGTGGTGATGAGCCAGGGCAAGATAGAGCAAGTCGGCACCGCGGACGACGTCTACGATACGCCGAACTCTCCCTTCGTCTTCTCCTTCATCGGCGAATCCTCCCATATCCCGGTGACCGTCCGCGACAATACGGTCCTGTTCCAGGGCGAACCGATCGGCATCACCGAGCAGGGCGCCGATAGCGCCGGCGAACTCTTCTTCCGTCCGCAGGATGTGGAGATCACCGGCGACAAGGCCTCGCTCTACGGCAAGGTCACGGCATGTCGCCGTCTCGCCGGAACCCGCATTGCCGAAATCGACATCGCCAATGAGGGCCATGAACCCTACCACCTCGAAATCGAGGTGCCTCTCGACGCTCCCGTCGCCGTCGGCGCCGAAATCCGCTTCCGCCCGACGCGGTGGAAGCTGTTTCGCAAGTAG
- a CDS encoding chloride channel protein, translated as MPNNYRKSKLLRRSRVMWGSWRAWKPRAVFWAGALAIGIISVAFAKLADGAQHLFNGMLTAGRWSFLLPLVLTPLGFALCSWLAFTVFPASQGSGIPQAIAARHLRGEDERSRLLSLRLVVGKILLTVSGLFFGASIGREGPTVQVGASIMLLSARIGGMAQAQGLILAGSAAGIAAAFNTPLAGIVFAIEEMSRTYQSRANSLVLTAVILSGISALGLVGSYTYFGATSLSVGTAREWFAVIACGIVGGAFGAMFSAGALRLSQRIKRWVQSAPLKRSVAVATGCGMLVAIIGVAAGGSTFGTGYEQARGAIEGDALPYGYFVAKLAATFLSMASGIPGGIFAPSLSVGAGLGSSIGQLLGVSVGLAAVLGMAGYFAGVVQAPMTAFVIILEMTDSHEGIISLMAAAMLGYVTSRMISREPLYHGLSRAWIAEGVRIKRALAKAENEAT; from the coding sequence ATGCCGAACAATTACAGGAAATCGAAGCTGCTGCGGCGATCCCGCGTGATGTGGGGCTCCTGGCGGGCGTGGAAACCGCGCGCCGTGTTCTGGGCAGGCGCGCTGGCAATCGGCATCATCTCGGTTGCCTTCGCCAAGCTGGCCGACGGCGCGCAACACCTGTTCAACGGCATGCTGACCGCAGGGCGATGGTCGTTCCTGCTGCCGCTCGTCCTGACGCCGCTCGGCTTTGCGCTCTGCTCCTGGCTGGCGTTCACGGTCTTTCCGGCGTCCCAGGGCTCCGGCATTCCGCAGGCCATCGCCGCGCGGCATCTGCGCGGCGAAGACGAGCGCAGCCGGCTGCTTTCGCTCCGGCTCGTGGTCGGCAAGATCCTGCTGACGGTGAGCGGCCTCTTCTTCGGCGCTTCTATCGGGCGCGAGGGGCCGACGGTTCAGGTCGGCGCGTCGATCATGCTGCTTTCCGCCCGCATCGGCGGAATGGCGCAGGCGCAGGGGCTGATCCTTGCCGGATCCGCCGCCGGCATTGCCGCCGCCTTCAACACGCCACTTGCCGGCATCGTCTTTGCCATCGAGGAAATGAGCCGCACCTATCAGTCGCGGGCAAACAGCCTCGTGCTGACCGCCGTGATCCTTTCCGGCATCTCGGCGCTCGGGCTTGTCGGCAGCTACACCTATTTCGGCGCGACCTCGCTTTCGGTCGGAACGGCCCGCGAATGGTTCGCCGTCATTGCCTGCGGCATCGTCGGCGGCGCTTTCGGCGCGATGTTTTCGGCGGGCGCGCTTCGGCTGTCGCAAAGGATCAAGCGATGGGTGCAGTCGGCGCCGCTCAAGCGCAGCGTGGCCGTTGCGACCGGTTGCGGAATGCTCGTCGCCATCATCGGTGTTGCCGCCGGCGGAAGCACCTTCGGCACCGGATATGAACAGGCGCGCGGCGCGATCGAAGGCGATGCCCTGCCCTACGGCTATTTCGTCGCCAAGCTCGCCGCCACCTTCCTGTCCATGGCCTCGGGCATTCCGGGTGGAATCTTTGCGCCGTCACTTTCGGTGGGCGCAGGGCTTGGCAGCAGCATCGGCCAGCTGCTCGGGGTCAGCGTCGGTCTTGCCGCCGTGCTCGGCATGGCCGGTTACTTCGCCGGCGTGGTGCAGGCACCGATGACCGCATTCGTCATCATTCTGGAGATGACCGACAGCCACGAGGGCATCATCAGCCTGATGGCAGCCGCCATGCTCGGCTACGTGACCTCGCGCATGATCTCGCGCGAACCGCTCTATCACGGCCTTTCCCGCGCCTGGATCGCCGAAGGGGTACGCATCAAACGCGCTCTGGCCAAGGCGGAGAATGAAGCGACCTGA
- a CDS encoding choline dehydrogenase: MQNADFIIIGSGSAGSAMAYRLSEDGKHKVMVLEYGGSDAGPFIQMPAALAWPMSMKRYNWGYLSEPEPNLNNRRITAPRGKVIGGSSSINGMVYVRGSAEDYTRWEEAGAKGWGYADVLPYFKRMESSHGGQDGWRGTDGPLHVQRGPVKNPLFKAFVEAGKQAGFETTDDYNGEKQEGFGLMEQTIWKSRRWSAANAYLKPALKRPNVELVRCFARRIVIENGRAVGVEIERNGRIEVVKANREVIVAASSFNSPKLLLLSGIGPAAHLKEMGIEVKLDRPGVGANLMDHMEFYFQQVSTKPVSLYSWLPWFWQGVAGAQWLFSGTGLGASNQFESCAFVRSAPGVRQPDIQYHFLPVAISYDGKAAADSHGFQVHVGYNHSKSRGSVTLRSSDPMADPVIRFNYMSTEEDWVKFRHCVRLTREIFGQKAFDHYRGSEIQPGDHVQTDDEIDAFLREHLESAYHPCGTCKMGSKDDPMAVVDSECRVIGIEGLRVADSSIFPDITYGNLNGPSIMTGEKASDHILGKQPLPRSNQEPWINPRWETSDR; the protein is encoded by the coding sequence ATGCAAAACGCAGATTTCATCATCATCGGTTCCGGCTCGGCGGGTTCGGCCATGGCGTACCGGCTGTCCGAGGACGGCAAGCATAAGGTCATGGTGCTGGAATATGGCGGGTCGGATGCCGGGCCGTTCATCCAGATGCCGGCGGCGCTGGCATGGCCGATGAGCATGAAGCGTTACAACTGGGGCTATCTCTCCGAGCCCGAGCCGAACCTCAACAACCGGCGTATCACCGCGCCGCGCGGCAAGGTGATCGGCGGTTCGTCCTCGATCAACGGCATGGTGTATGTTCGCGGGTCCGCGGAAGACTATACCCGCTGGGAAGAGGCCGGTGCGAAGGGCTGGGGCTATGCCGACGTGCTACCCTACTTCAAGCGCATGGAAAGCTCCCACGGCGGGCAGGACGGCTGGCGCGGCACCGACGGGCCGTTGCATGTGCAGCGCGGGCCGGTGAAGAACCCGCTGTTCAAGGCCTTCGTCGAGGCTGGCAAGCAAGCGGGTTTCGAGACCACGGACGACTATAACGGCGAGAAGCAGGAAGGCTTCGGCCTGATGGAGCAGACCATCTGGAAGTCGCGCCGGTGGTCCGCCGCCAATGCCTATCTGAAGCCCGCGCTGAAGCGGCCGAATGTCGAACTGGTGCGCTGCTTCGCCCGCAGGATCGTGATCGAGAACGGTCGTGCGGTCGGCGTGGAAATCGAGCGCAACGGCAGAATAGAAGTGGTGAAGGCGAACCGCGAGGTGATCGTCGCCGCCTCGTCGTTCAACTCGCCGAAGCTGCTGCTGCTCTCCGGCATCGGGCCGGCCGCGCATCTGAAGGAGATGGGGATCGAGGTGAAGCTCGACCGTCCCGGCGTCGGCGCCAACCTGATGGACCACATGGAATTCTATTTCCAGCAGGTCTCGACCAAGCCGGTCTCGCTCTATTCCTGGCTGCCTTGGTTCTGGCAGGGGGTCGCCGGTGCGCAATGGCTGTTTTCCGGCACCGGTCTCGGCGCTTCCAACCAGTTCGAGAGCTGCGCCTTCGTGCGCTCGGCGCCGGGCGTCAGGCAGCCCGACATCCAGTATCATTTCCTGCCCGTCGCGATCTCCTATGACGGCAAGGCGGCGGCCGACAGCCACGGTTTCCAGGTGCATGTCGGTTATAATCACTCGAAGTCGCGGGGCAGCGTGACGCTCCGGTCCTCCGACCCGATGGCCGATCCGGTGATCCGCTTCAACTACATGAGCACCGAGGAGGACTGGGTGAAGTTCCGCCATTGCGTGCGGCTTACCCGCGAGATCTTCGGCCAGAAGGCGTTCGACCATTATCGCGGCTCGGAAATCCAGCCCGGCGACCATGTACAGACCGACGATGAGATCGACGCCTTCCTGCGGGAGCATCTGGAAAGCGCCTATCACCCTTGCGGCACCTGCAAGATGGGTTCGAAGGACGATCCTATGGCGGTGGTCGATTCCGAATGCCGCGTCATCGGCATCGAAGGCCTGCGCGTCGCGGATTCGTCCATCTTCCCTGATATCACCTACGGCAATCTCAACGGCCCGTCGATCATGACCGGCGAAAAGGCCTCAGACCACATTCTCGGCAAGCAGCCCCTGCCCCGCTCCAATCAGGAACCGTGGATCAATCCGCGCTGGGAGACGAGTGACAGGTAA
- a CDS encoding betaine-aldehyde dehydrogenase, producing MDGEYVEDTEGTVIESIYPATGEVIAKLHAATPAIVEKAIASAKRAQKEWAAMSPMARGRILKRAAEIIREKNRELSELETLDTGKPIQETIVADPTSGADAFEFFGGVAPAAMNGSHIPLGGDWAYTKRVPLGVCVGIGAWNYPQQIACWKGAPALVAGNAMVFKPSETTPLGALKIAEILIEAGLPKGVYNVIQGDRDTGPLLVNHPDVAKVSLTGSVPTGRKVAAAAAGGLKHVTMELGGKSPLIVFDDADVESAISGAMLGNFYSTGQVCSNGTRVFVQKGIKQQFLARLKERTEAILIGDPQKEATQMGPMVSWAQREKVLGYIEKGKAEGATLVTGGGIPNNVSGEGYFVQPTVFADVTDSMTIAREEIFGPVMCMLDFTDEAEVLARANSSEFGLAGGVFTADLSRAHRVVDEIEAGTLWINTYNLCPVEIPFGGSKQSGFGRENSLAAIEHYSELKTVYVGMGKCEAPY from the coding sequence ATCGACGGCGAATATGTCGAGGATACCGAAGGCACCGTCATCGAGAGCATCTACCCCGCGACCGGCGAGGTGATCGCCAAGCTGCATGCGGCAACGCCCGCCATCGTCGAGAAGGCGATCGCGTCCGCCAAGCGCGCGCAGAAGGAATGGGCGGCAATGAGCCCGATGGCGCGCGGCCGCATCCTCAAGCGCGCCGCCGAGATCATCCGCGAGAAGAACCGCGAGCTTTCCGAACTCGAAACGCTCGACACCGGCAAGCCGATCCAGGAAACCATCGTCGCCGATCCGACCTCGGGCGCTGACGCCTTCGAATTCTTCGGCGGCGTCGCACCCGCCGCCATGAACGGCTCGCACATTCCTCTCGGCGGTGACTGGGCCTATACCAAACGCGTGCCGCTCGGGGTCTGCGTGGGCATCGGCGCATGGAACTATCCGCAGCAGATCGCCTGCTGGAAGGGTGCGCCGGCTCTCGTCGCCGGCAATGCCATGGTGTTCAAACCTTCGGAAACGACGCCGCTCGGCGCGCTGAAGATCGCCGAAATCCTGATCGAGGCAGGCCTGCCGAAGGGCGTCTACAACGTCATCCAGGGCGACCGCGACACCGGCCCGCTGCTCGTCAACCATCCCGATGTCGCCAAGGTTTCGCTGACCGGCTCGGTTCCGACCGGCCGCAAGGTGGCAGCGGCCGCTGCCGGCGGACTGAAGCATGTGACGATGGAACTCGGCGGCAAGTCGCCGCTGATCGTGTTTGACGACGCCGATGTCGAAAGCGCCATTTCCGGCGCCATGCTCGGCAACTTCTATTCGACCGGACAGGTCTGCTCCAACGGCACGCGCGTCTTCGTGCAGAAAGGTATCAAACAGCAGTTCCTCGCCCGTCTGAAGGAACGCACCGAGGCGATCCTGATCGGCGACCCGCAGAAGGAAGCCACCCAGATGGGGCCGATGGTCTCCTGGGCGCAGCGAGAGAAGGTGCTGGGCTATATCGAGAAGGGCAAGGCCGAGGGCGCCACGCTCGTCACCGGCGGCGGCATTCCCAACAACGTTTCCGGCGAAGGCTATTTCGTCCAGCCGACCGTGTTCGCCGATGTGACCGACAGCATGACCATCGCGCGCGAGGAAATCTTCGGGCCGGTGATGTGCATGCTCGATTTCACCGATGAAGCGGAAGTGCTGGCACGCGCCAATTCCAGCGAGTTCGGCCTCGCCGGCGGCGTCTTCACCGCCGATCTTTCCCGCGCCCACCGGGTGGTCGACGAAATCGAGGCCGGCACGCTGTGGATCAACACCTACAATCTCTGCCCGGTCGAAATTCCGTTCGGCGGGTCCAAGCAGTCGGGCTTCGGCCGCGAGAACTCGCTGGCAGCCATCGAGCACTATTCCGAACTCAAGACCGTCTATGTCGGCATGGGCAAGTGCGAGGCGCCGTATTGA
- a CDS encoding glutathione S-transferase, with the protein MLTVWGRRTSINLQAVMWTIAELGLEYRRIDAGFTYGVNDTPEFLAMNPNGLVPVLKDGNDEPLFESAAIVRYLASRYGTGPFWPEDLSARAQVDKWAEWSKVTVAALFLDRIFVPLVRTPSAKRNPQAIAEAVVLLMKRLAIAEAQLGKHDFLASNDLTVADIMFGQLLYRYYDLDIERADLPNLKAYYARLCERHAYREHVMVNFDEVRVKE; encoded by the coding sequence ATGCTGACAGTCTGGGGCCGGAGAACATCGATAAACCTGCAGGCGGTGATGTGGACGATCGCAGAACTCGGACTCGAGTATCGGCGGATCGACGCCGGTTTCACCTATGGCGTAAACGACACGCCCGAATTCCTGGCCATGAACCCCAACGGTCTCGTTCCCGTGCTCAAGGACGGGAACGACGAGCCGCTGTTCGAAAGCGCCGCCATCGTGCGTTATCTGGCCAGCAGATACGGCACCGGCCCGTTCTGGCCCGAAGACCTGTCGGCGCGCGCGCAGGTCGACAAATGGGCGGAATGGTCGAAGGTGACCGTCGCGGCGCTGTTTCTTGATCGCATCTTCGTGCCGCTCGTCCGCACGCCCTCCGCAAAGCGCAACCCGCAGGCGATTGCCGAGGCGGTCGTGCTGCTCATGAAACGGCTCGCCATCGCCGAGGCACAGCTCGGCAAGCACGACTTCCTTGCAAGCAACGACCTGACCGTTGCCGACATCATGTTCGGTCAGCTGCTCTATCGCTACTATGATCTCGATATCGAGCGCGCCGATCTGCCCAATCTGAAAGCCTATTACGCCCGGCTTTGCGAACGCCATGCCTATCGCGAGCACGTGATGGTCAATTTTGACGAAGTGAGAGTTAAAGAATGA
- a CDS encoding choline-sulfatase, whose translation MTTKRPNILIIMVDQLNGKFFPDGPADFLHAPHLKVLAARSARFRNNYTSSPLCAPARASFMAGQLPSRTRVYDNAAEYVSSIPTFAHHLRRAGYYTALSGKMHFVGPDQLHGFEDRLTTDIYPADFGWTPDYRKPGERIDWWYHNMGSVTGAGVAEITNQMEYDDEVAFLANQKIYQLSRENDEKDRRPWCVTVSFTHPHDPYVARKQYWDLYNDCAHLTPEVGMLAEQDPHSQRILKSCDYASFDITDENVRRSRQAYFANISYLDDKVGELIDTLTRTRQLDDTLIFFCSDHGDMLGERGLWFKMNFFEGSARVPLMIAGPGIAAGLHVTPTSNLDVTPTLCDLAGISIDEIMPWTDGISLKGMIDGEMRTAPVLMEYAAEASYAPLVGIREGKWKYVHCELDPEQLFDLESDPLELENLAADPAHADVLAGFRARREARWNMAEFDAAVRESQARRWVVYEALRNGAYFPWDYQPLQKASERYMRNHMNLDNLEESKRYPRGE comes from the coding sequence ATGACGACGAAGCGACCGAACATTCTGATCATCATGGTCGACCAGCTCAACGGGAAGTTCTTTCCCGACGGGCCGGCGGACTTCCTGCATGCGCCGCATCTCAAGGTACTGGCCGCCCGTTCCGCGCGGTTCCGCAACAACTATACGTCCTCGCCGCTCTGCGCCCCTGCCCGCGCCTCCTTCATGGCGGGACAGCTGCCGTCTCGTACGAGGGTCTACGACAACGCCGCCGAATACGTCTCCTCCATCCCGACCTTTGCCCATCACCTGCGCCGCGCCGGCTATTACACCGCGCTATCGGGCAAGATGCATTTCGTCGGCCCGGACCAGCTGCATGGCTTCGAGGACCGGCTGACCACCGATATCTATCCGGCCGATTTCGGCTGGACACCGGATTATCGCAAGCCGGGCGAGCGCATCGACTGGTGGTATCACAACATGGGATCGGTGACGGGCGCCGGCGTCGCCGAGATCACCAACCAGATGGAATATGACGACGAGGTCGCCTTCCTCGCCAATCAGAAGATTTACCAGCTTTCCCGCGAGAATGACGAAAAGGACCGCCGCCCCTGGTGCGTCACCGTTTCCTTCACCCATCCGCACGACCCTTATGTGGCGCGTAAACAATATTGGGATCTCTATAACGACTGCGCGCACCTGACGCCGGAAGTCGGCATGCTGGCGGAACAGGACCCGCATTCGCAGCGCATCCTGAAATCCTGCGACTATGCGAGCTTCGACATCACCGACGAGAACGTGCGCCGCTCGCGTCAGGCCTATTTCGCCAATATCAGCTATCTCGACGACAAGGTGGGCGAACTGATCGACACGCTGACGCGCACACGCCAGCTTGACGACACGCTGATCTTCTTCTGCTCCGACCATGGCGACATGCTGGGCGAGCGCGGGCTGTGGTTCAAGATGAACTTCTTCGAGGGTTCGGCCCGCGTGCCGCTGATGATCGCCGGTCCGGGCATTGCCGCCGGCCTGCATGTCACCCCGACTTCGAACCTAGACGTGACACCGACGCTTTGCGATCTCGCCGGCATTTCGATCGACGAGATCATGCCGTGGACCGATGGCATCAGCCTCAAGGGCATGATCGACGGCGAGATGCGCACCGCTCCCGTGCTGATGGAATATGCAGCGGAAGCCTCCTACGCGCCACTCGTCGGCATTCGCGAGGGCAAGTGGAAATACGTCCATTGCGAACTAGACCCGGAGCAGCTCTTCGATCTGGAGAGCGACCCACTGGAGCTTGAGAACCTCGCCGCCGATCCGGCCCATGCCGACGTCCTCGCCGGCTTCCGCGCCAGGCGCGAGGCGCGCTGGAACATGGCCGAATTCGATGCCGCCGTGCGCGAGAGCCAGGCGCGGCGCTGGGTGGTCTACGAGGCGCTGAGAAACGGCGCCTACTTCCCCTGGGATTACCAGCCTTTGCAGAAGGCGTCCGAGCGCTACATGCGCAACCACATGAACCTCGACAATCTCGAGGAATCCAAACGCTATCCGCGCGGAGAGTGA